In one Cloacibacillus porcorum genomic region, the following are encoded:
- the argC gene encoding N-acetyl-gamma-glutamyl-phosphate reductase, whose amino-acid sequence MTERIPVTIWGATGFAGAELLRIFARHPHFEVVGAVSRSKAGISVGAAHPHLRHVYNDLTFISPEEANSLSAAAAFLALPHRASAQEAVRRLEAGERVIDLSADFRLHSAEAYKNWYGVDHPAPQLLSEAVYGLPELHRGEMASARLISGVGCNATSAITALLPLARAGLIEEARIECRVGSSEAGANADEGSAHSMRSRVLRVVNPFVHRHMAEVVQELSMEQSSFTMGVTAVELVRGIQCLAHVTLNRQVREAEIWKLYRAAWNGEPFVSFTPAKPAHFRIPDPRFVIGSNRVLTGFMLAEDGRRMIAASAIDNLMKGAAGSAVQCANLMFGLPETEGLDMMPVYPA is encoded by the coding sequence ATGACAGAGAGGATTCCAGTAACTATATGGGGCGCAACGGGCTTTGCCGGGGCTGAACTTCTGCGGATATTCGCCCGCCATCCCCATTTTGAGGTCGTAGGGGCGGTATCCCGCTCAAAGGCCGGTATTTCGGTCGGCGCGGCGCACCCCCACCTGCGCCATGTATATAACGATCTTACCTTTATTTCACCGGAGGAGGCAAATTCATTATCCGCCGCCGCGGCTTTTCTTGCGCTGCCTCACCGCGCCTCGGCACAGGAGGCAGTGCGCCGCCTTGAGGCGGGAGAGCGCGTAATCGATCTTTCGGCGGATTTCCGCCTGCACAGCGCGGAGGCGTATAAAAACTGGTACGGCGTGGATCATCCTGCGCCGCAGCTCCTGTCGGAGGCCGTCTACGGCCTGCCGGAACTGCATCGGGGCGAGATGGCCTCCGCGCGCCTGATCTCCGGCGTCGGCTGCAACGCGACCTCGGCGATCACGGCGTTGCTGCCGCTAGCAAGGGCGGGGCTGATCGAGGAGGCGCGTATCGAGTGCCGCGTTGGCTCCTCCGAGGCGGGAGCCAACGCCGACGAGGGCTCGGCGCACTCGATGCGCAGCCGCGTTCTGCGAGTGGTAAATCCCTTCGTTCACCGTCATATGGCGGAGGTTGTGCAGGAGCTTTCGATGGAACAGAGCTCCTTCACGATGGGCGTCACCGCCGTCGAGCTGGTGCGCGGCATTCAGTGCCTCGCCCATGTGACGCTGAACCGCCAGGTGCGTGAGGCCGAGATATGGAAGCTCTACCGCGCAGCCTGGAACGGCGAGCCTTTTGTCTCCTTCACCCCCGCGAAACCGGCGCATTTCCGTATCCCCGATCCCCGTTTCGTCATCGGCAGCAACCGCGTGCTGACGGGCTTCATGCTCGCGGAGGACGGACGCCGGATGATCGCCGCCTCGGCAATCGACAATCTCATGAAGGGCGCGGCAGGCTCGGCGGTGCAGTGCGCAAACCTTATGTTCGGCCTTCCGGAGACGGAGGGGCTCGATATGATGCCCGTCTATCCCGCTTAG
- a CDS encoding amino acid kinase family protein: MIGVVKIGGASGNRLEPLIDEIAARSRAGERWIVVHGASGVMNDLCAARGLEIRMVTSPSGYRSRFVGEKERELFREAALSYGARIMEMLAERGVKAVQEDPENAPYATAKRKDFLRESVNGRMRILRGNYSGTVTKIEPSPLLEALEGGFVPVVPPLALDSELGISLNIDGDRLAAQIAGAVKADFLIILSNVPGLMKDIDDPQSLIAKGRLADWDIIEHYAQGNMKRKVVACKEALELSIPNVYLADGRVANPLANAMEGHSTWLVR, from the coding sequence ATGATCGGAGTTGTAAAAATCGGCGGCGCGTCGGGAAACAGGCTCGAGCCGCTCATAGATGAGATCGCGGCGAGGAGCCGCGCCGGAGAGCGCTGGATCGTCGTACACGGCGCAAGCGGAGTAATGAACGACCTCTGCGCCGCACGCGGGCTCGAAATACGCATGGTGACCAGCCCCTCGGGCTATCGCAGCCGCTTTGTCGGAGAAAAGGAGCGCGAGCTCTTCCGCGAAGCCGCCCTCTCTTACGGCGCGCGTATTATGGAGATGCTCGCAGAGCGCGGCGTAAAGGCCGTTCAGGAGGACCCCGAGAACGCGCCCTACGCCACCGCGAAACGCAAGGATTTCCTGCGTGAGAGCGTGAACGGCCGCATGAGGATTCTGCGCGGCAACTACAGCGGCACGGTGACGAAGATAGAGCCATCGCCGCTGCTTGAAGCACTTGAGGGCGGCTTCGTGCCGGTCGTTCCCCCGCTCGCGCTCGACTCGGAGCTTGGTATTTCGCTGAATATCGACGGCGACCGTCTCGCGGCACAGATCGCGGGCGCGGTAAAGGCCGATTTTCTCATCATTCTATCGAACGTCCCCGGGCTCATGAAGGATATCGACGACCCGCAGTCGCTCATCGCAAAGGGCAGACTCGCGGATTGGGATATCATCGAACACTACGCGCAGGGCAACATGAAGCGTAAGGTCGTCGCCTGTAAAGAGGCTCTGGAGCTCTCGATACCTAACGTTTACCTCGCGGACGGCCGCGTGGCCAATCCCTTGGCAAACGCGATGGAGGGACATTCGACATGGCTGGTACGTTAA
- a CDS encoding aspartate aminotransferase family protein translates to MAGTLSRLYGGRGIALTYGEGAYVWDGGGRRYIDFFNGHGAALFGHANPVLMEALSEASRGVWSCGAGYESPVREELAAILGGELGDGMVFLCNSGTEAIEGALKLAAALGGKRHEIIACRRGFHGRSCGALGLTFNPKYRAPFASLIPAAKHYAPEDIPAKISNETLAVFIEPVQGEGGVYPIPEEVGRAITESCHAHGVLLIADEVQSGLGRCGSFFASPARGLAPDIICLAKGLAGGMPAGAVIWRGELGDFPPHSHGSTYGGNELTARVSLAALKYIKENNLCAHAAKVGAFIREEILRRNIPLVSDVRGAGLLIGVETDIPSQDIVKALQENGLLSLAAGPRVVRFLPSFAVTEETAREAIDIFEKTMNGIQAQRGAGRTQPEGR, encoded by the coding sequence ATGGCTGGTACGTTAAGCAGGCTCTACGGCGGGCGCGGCATCGCGCTCACATACGGCGAAGGCGCCTATGTATGGGACGGCGGCGGCCGCCGCTACATCGACTTTTTCAACGGACACGGGGCGGCGCTCTTCGGCCACGCCAATCCGGTGCTGATGGAGGCGCTGAGCGAGGCGTCCCGCGGCGTCTGGAGCTGCGGCGCTGGATACGAATCGCCGGTACGCGAGGAGCTGGCCGCCATCCTCGGCGGTGAGCTAGGCGACGGTATGGTATTTTTATGCAACAGCGGCACCGAGGCGATCGAGGGGGCGCTCAAACTCGCGGCGGCGCTTGGCGGCAAACGCCATGAGATCATAGCCTGCCGCCGGGGTTTCCACGGCAGGAGCTGCGGCGCGCTCGGCCTCACCTTCAACCCGAAGTACCGCGCCCCCTTCGCCTCACTGATCCCTGCGGCGAAGCATTACGCTCCGGAGGATATTCCCGCGAAGATCAGCAACGAGACGCTCGCGGTATTCATAGAGCCGGTTCAGGGAGAGGGCGGCGTCTATCCCATTCCGGAGGAGGTGGGGCGCGCCATCACCGAAAGCTGCCACGCGCATGGCGTACTGCTGATCGCCGACGAGGTGCAGAGCGGACTCGGCCGCTGCGGCTCATTTTTCGCCTCTCCGGCGAGGGGGCTCGCCCCCGATATTATCTGCCTCGCCAAGGGGCTCGCTGGCGGCATGCCGGCGGGAGCCGTGATCTGGCGCGGCGAGCTTGGAGATTTCCCGCCGCATTCCCACGGCTCGACATACGGCGGCAACGAACTGACCGCGCGCGTCTCGCTCGCGGCGCTGAAATACATAAAGGAAAATAATCTCTGCGCCCACGCCGCGAAGGTCGGCGCTTTCATCCGAGAGGAGATCCTGCGGAGAAATATCCCCCTCGTCAGCGACGTACGCGGCGCAGGGCTGCTGATCGGCGTCGAGACTGATATCCCCTCTCAGGATATCGTTAAGGCGCTGCAGGAAAACGGCCTGCTCTCGCTCGCCGCGGGACCGCGTGTCGTACGTTTCCTTCCCTCCTTCGCGGTCACGGAGGAGACGGCGCGCGAAGCAATAGACATCTTTGAAAAGACGATGAACGGCATCCAGGCACAGCGCGGCGCCGGACGCACACAGCCGGAGGGCAGATAG
- a CDS encoding M20/M25/M40 family metallo-hydrolase encodes MRLPESVGLLVDIVAVPSPTGHEEDAARMLADRLPRFGWETSHLDGAGSVIATRGNGDKELVLLSHIDTVPGGPKLFVNEERIEGRGSVDAKSPCCALAVGGGAVEVPEDWRITFVAAVGEEIDSRGARFRMPLHEPAALVVGEPTGSNGVALSYRGRILFSFVAEDSGAHRSGSPGPMSDTVLAAASMMQITENMGKGYSIAIMEMEGHEAGKRSASITMDLRTPIGAQQDELELRLRETAAAFGVGLKVIEYVPPHEVHKSDPVIRAFRTAIRDVTGEPPRVLAKQGTCDFNVLSTWGCPMGAFGPGDSKYDHSSNEQIEIKEFLRGVEVVKGALPKIMAAIA; translated from the coding sequence ATGCGCCTGCCGGAATCAGTCGGACTTCTCGTGGATATCGTCGCCGTACCAAGCCCGACCGGCCACGAGGAGGACGCGGCGCGGATGCTCGCCGACCGCCTGCCGCGCTTCGGCTGGGAGACCTCGCACCTCGACGGCGCCGGTTCGGTGATCGCCACGCGAGGAAACGGCGATAAGGAGCTCGTGCTGCTCAGCCATATCGACACCGTCCCCGGCGGCCCCAAGCTCTTCGTCAACGAAGAGAGGATCGAGGGGCGTGGTTCAGTCGACGCGAAGAGTCCCTGCTGCGCCCTCGCGGTAGGCGGCGGCGCAGTCGAAGTGCCGGAAGACTGGCGCATCACGTTTGTCGCCGCCGTCGGCGAGGAGATCGATTCGCGCGGCGCCCGTTTCCGTATGCCGCTTCACGAGCCGGCGGCCCTCGTCGTCGGCGAACCGACGGGCAGCAACGGTGTCGCCCTCTCATACCGCGGGCGCATCCTCTTCTCTTTTGTTGCGGAGGACAGCGGCGCGCACCGCTCCGGCAGCCCCGGACCGATGTCGGATACCGTGCTTGCCGCCGCCTCGATGATGCAGATAACGGAGAACATGGGCAAGGGTTATTCAATAGCGATCATGGAGATGGAGGGACACGAGGCGGGGAAACGTTCAGCCTCTATCACGATGGACCTGCGCACCCCCATCGGCGCGCAGCAGGACGAGCTGGAGCTGCGGCTCCGCGAGACGGCGGCCGCCTTCGGCGTCGGCCTGAAGGTGATCGAATATGTGCCGCCGCATGAGGTGCATAAGTCGGACCCCGTCATCCGCGCCTTCCGTACGGCAATACGCGACGTCACTGGCGAGCCGCCGCGCGTGCTTGCGAAGCAGGGCACCTGTGACTTCAACGTGCTCTCCACCTGGGGCTGCCCGATGGGAGCCTTCGGCCCCGGAGACTCAAAATATGACCACAGCTCTAATGAGCAGATCGAGATAAAGGAGTTCCTGCGCGGCGTCGAGGTCGTGAAGGGTGCTCTGCCGAAAATAATGGCGGCAATAGCGTAA
- the tnpA gene encoding IS200/IS605 family transposase has protein sequence MDSETLAHTKWNCKYHIVFAPKFRRQLIYGKIKSEVGKILRSLCERKEIEIIEAELCSDHIHMLISIPPKYSVSQIMGYLKGKSSLMIFDKFAHMKYKYGNRHFWCRGYYVDTVGRNQKKIAEYIRNQLREDYQSDQLTLFEPTDPFTGKPVEAGKRNPRKPL, from the coding sequence ATGGACAGTGAGACATTAGCACATACAAAATGGAATTGCAAATATCATATAGTATTCGCACCAAAATTCAGACGACAGCTTATATACGGTAAGATAAAAAGCGAAGTTGGTAAAATCTTAAGAAGCCTTTGTGAAAGAAAAGAGATAGAAATCATTGAGGCTGAACTCTGCTCAGACCATATCCATATGTTGATTTCCATACCACCGAAATATAGCGTCTCTCAAATTATGGGATATCTGAAAGGGAAGAGTTCGCTTATGATATTTGATAAGTTTGCGCACATGAAATATAAGTATGGCAACAGGCATTTCTGGTGTAGAGGCTACTATGTAGATACTGTAGGCCGCAACCAGAAGAAAATAGCAGAGTATATAAGGAATCAACTTCGCGAAGATTACCAATCGGATCAATTGACACTATTTGAGCCAACGGACCCGTTTACGGGTAAACCGGTAGAAGCAGGCAAGAGAAATCCCAGGAAGCCCCTTTAG
- a CDS encoding helix-turn-helix domain-containing protein: MAPGANSSQNEDENKKATEVSAELGRKLRELREAQKLTLDDAWNATKIQKKHLAAIEEGQLDRLPKGPFCRSFLRQYCEYLNAGDLWERYDRLTKKENEALSAYRQDDAEASYTSNPKVFRHRSHIWVYIIVILSLGAAAWITWQYRGEITNEATTPLEGGTAAMVDQKETQPEAASADVSVQSQPQPGPASVDLGWMDGKAPAAAKPAISPDQIPSATAVPAPAVQAAAAPLIKVSAKGVIWIKFSIGKDVLFEGLLKPGETREYGPRIDAPLRVRYGNPVKTAVSWFGAAEALVGADAKPVTRYYWYDGKVTDKD, encoded by the coding sequence ATGGCACCAGGAGCAAATTCCTCGCAAAATGAAGACGAAAACAAGAAGGCGACAGAGGTATCGGCGGAGCTGGGGCGAAAACTCCGGGAGCTGCGCGAGGCGCAGAAACTGACGCTTGACGATGCCTGGAACGCTACGAAGATACAGAAAAAACATCTGGCGGCGATAGAGGAGGGGCAGCTCGACAGGCTTCCCAAAGGCCCGTTCTGCCGCAGTTTCCTGAGGCAGTACTGCGAGTATCTCAACGCGGGAGACCTCTGGGAGCGGTACGACCGCCTGACGAAAAAAGAAAACGAGGCCCTGAGCGCCTACCGGCAGGATGACGCGGAGGCCAGTTACACCAGCAACCCGAAGGTATTCCGGCACAGGTCGCACATTTGGGTCTATATTATCGTGATCCTTTCGCTCGGCGCAGCGGCCTGGATAACCTGGCAGTACCGGGGTGAGATCACAAACGAGGCGACGACGCCGCTTGAGGGCGGCACCGCCGCGATGGTGGATCAAAAGGAGACACAGCCGGAGGCGGCAAGCGCCGACGTTTCCGTCCAGAGCCAGCCGCAGCCGGGGCCTGCCTCGGTCGATCTTGGCTGGATGGACGGCAAGGCTCCGGCTGCTGCTAAGCCGGCGATCTCACCGGATCAAATACCGTCCGCTACCGCGGTACCAGCACCGGCGGTTCAGGCAGCTGCCGCGCCGCTGATTAAGGTGAGCGCGAAGGGCGTTATCTGGATAAAGTTCAGCATCGGAAAAGATGTTCTTTTCGAAGGGCTGCTTAAGCCGGGCGAGACGCGCGAATACGGGCCGCGTATCGACGCGCCGCTGCGCGTAAGGTACGGGAATCCGGTAAAGACCGCCGTCTCATGGTTCGGCGCGGCCGAGGCGCTCGTAGGGGCCGATGCGAAGCCTGTCACAAGATACTACTGGTACGACGGAAAGGTCACGGACAAAGACTAA
- the rpe gene encoding ribulose-phosphate 3-epimerase translates to MAGPLQLKELKNGREIIIAPSLLSADILNMERHIGELKGEADWLHVDIMDGHFVPNLSYGPALVSALRKRYPQVFLDVHIMVEPAEDFLDMFLSAGATLLTVHLEAAKHIHRVLQKIKDSGVMAGVSINPGTAAEPLLPVLHMADLVLVMSVNPGYGGQSFIAETIDKVRWLSKVRSERGWGYLIEMDGGVGPKNVAEIAAAGCDAVVAGSAVFGQPEPSEVIKEMRRSVQRG, encoded by the coding sequence ATGGCAGGACCGTTACAACTAAAAGAGCTGAAAAATGGCAGGGAGATCATCATCGCCCCCTCTCTGCTGTCCGCTGATATCCTCAATATGGAGCGTCACATCGGAGAGCTTAAGGGCGAAGCCGATTGGCTCCATGTAGATATCATGGACGGGCACTTTGTCCCGAACCTCTCTTATGGACCGGCGCTCGTCAGCGCGCTGCGCAAAAGGTATCCGCAGGTGTTTCTTGACGTACATATTATGGTCGAGCCGGCGGAGGATTTCCTTGATATGTTTCTCTCCGCGGGAGCGACTCTGCTGACGGTCCATCTGGAGGCCGCGAAACATATCCACCGCGTGCTGCAGAAGATAAAGGACTCCGGCGTGATGGCTGGCGTCTCGATAAATCCGGGTACCGCGGCGGAGCCGCTTTTGCCGGTGCTTCATATGGCGGACCTCGTCCTTGTGATGTCCGTCAATCCCGGCTACGGGGGGCAGTCTTTTATCGCGGAGACGATTGATAAGGTCCGCTGGCTGTCCAAAGTGCGCAGCGAGCGTGGATGGGGATATCTGATCGAAATGGATGGAGGAGTAGGGCCGAAGAACGTCGCGGAGATAGCGGCGGCGGGCTGCGACGCCGTGGTCGCGGGCAGCGCGGTCTTTGGACAGCCTGAACCTTCGGAGGTAATAAAGGAGATGCGCAGATCGGTACAAAGGGGGTAA
- a CDS encoding PASTA domain-containing protein has protein sequence MGRIHRWGMILAFLVIIGCAYIGIKMVFIEDKDSEVPSVTGMQLVDAVDALQERGLLAKVDKVDSPMPADTVVSQNLSAGEKVSKGKVVLLRVSKGGAIQPIPDVRGLKFEEGVKKLSEAGFKVDKITRVTDRLKPSGTIIAQNPASPQQVAANCMVSLLVSSGTSGESSFVTMPDLRGQDQESAIAMIEQLGLRLGQTADAPSTSMPIGSVLSSRPKGGAKVPAGSLVNLTFAREPLASEAAPDVPPSNDQDKERAEAVRKVVIKEAAPTTIPSKIPATEEPVIKKTEPAKTEPVKTETPKAETPAPAPTPKPAPAEPAAPTKNAKVRYQVPPLTKPLSLKIEMTDDSGTRVLKDGMANSGEYISMNVPYTGEARITIFLGGDFVWQDRYN, from the coding sequence ATGGGCAGAATTCACCGTTGGGGAATGATACTCGCTTTTCTTGTGATAATAGGCTGCGCATATATCGGAATAAAGATGGTCTTCATTGAGGATAAGGATTCCGAGGTGCCGTCCGTCACAGGAATGCAGCTCGTCGACGCCGTTGACGCGCTGCAGGAGAGGGGGCTGCTGGCTAAGGTGGACAAGGTCGATTCCCCGATGCCGGCGGATACCGTTGTCTCACAAAACCTCTCCGCCGGAGAAAAGGTCTCCAAGGGGAAGGTCGTCCTTCTGCGAGTGAGCAAGGGGGGCGCGATACAGCCGATCCCCGACGTCCGCGGGCTTAAGTTCGAGGAGGGCGTCAAAAAACTCAGCGAAGCAGGATTTAAGGTCGATAAGATAACGCGGGTCACGGATAGGCTGAAACCCTCGGGCACGATCATCGCGCAGAATCCCGCCTCTCCTCAGCAGGTAGCGGCCAACTGTATGGTAAGCCTGCTCGTCAGCAGCGGCACAAGCGGCGAGAGTTCATTTGTGACGATGCCGGACCTTCGCGGGCAGGATCAGGAGTCGGCTATCGCGATGATAGAGCAGCTTGGACTGCGTCTGGGACAAACGGCGGACGCGCCCTCAACCTCGATGCCGATCGGCAGCGTACTTTCGTCGCGTCCGAAGGGTGGGGCAAAGGTCCCCGCCGGTTCGCTGGTGAATCTTACCTTTGCGAGAGAGCCGCTGGCCTCGGAGGCAGCCCCCGACGTTCCGCCCTCTAACGATCAGGATAAAGAACGTGCCGAGGCGGTGCGGAAGGTCGTGATAAAAGAGGCCGCGCCGACGACGATACCTTCCAAGATTCCGGCCACCGAAGAACCTGTGATAAAAAAGACCGAACCCGCGAAGACGGAGCCTGTAAAGACCGAGACTCCTAAAGCGGAGACGCCGGCCCCTGCGCCGACGCCGAAACCAGCCCCCGCGGAGCCAGCCGCGCCGACTAAGAACGCAAAGGTGCGCTATCAGGTGCCGCCGCTCACCAAGCCGCTGTCCCTGAAGATAGAGATGACAGACGATTCTGGCACAAGGGTGCTGAAGGACGGCATGGCTAACAGTGGAGAATACATCTCAATGAACGTTCCCTATACGGGCGAGGCGCGCATAACGATTTTCCTTGGAGGAGATTTTGTATGGCAGGACCGTTACAACTAA
- a CDS encoding RsmB/NOP family class I SAM-dependent RNA methyltransferase: MRGLEAALTIYGEVQNGAFASEALRKVYNNIAPADRKLAATLVYCTLRRQSLWKTVLLKYCKRNPRELPPLTMNALMIGIAGIVELKHFALPVLINGLVQAIKNSGETRDIGLVNAVLHTVADESQKFIEGLKKSSALRDQALYWGVPGWAAALWSKELSIPEAKRLVRASGMKTYLSLRLSRGVDRSQYIEEYNASGRKGWASPFLEFSVRTAANPYPVDLPGFGEGRIMPQSESSMLVPELIAKRWKGGRILDMCCGRGVKTGQLADILPEAHIEAWDISEGKIKSARFEMMRMHTEDRVTFKTGDSLSLVPDEAPSAILLDAPCTGSGTWGRHPESKWRCSPEQVQQNSVLQKQLLERAVSLAAPGGIIVYSTCSLFRDENEKVIADVMARHPELIELPAERTAKFMVKGKPYGTTVMPSLPWVDGFYMTLLAKRK, translated from the coding sequence ATGAGGGGATTAGAGGCCGCTCTTACAATATATGGAGAGGTGCAGAATGGGGCGTTTGCCTCAGAGGCGCTGAGGAAGGTGTATAACAACATCGCGCCAGCGGACCGCAAACTTGCCGCGACGCTTGTCTATTGCACGCTGCGGCGGCAGAGCCTGTGGAAGACAGTGCTGCTCAAATACTGCAAGCGCAATCCGCGCGAACTGCCGCCGCTCACGATGAACGCGCTGATGATCGGTATCGCGGGTATCGTGGAGCTTAAGCATTTCGCGCTGCCGGTCCTGATAAACGGACTGGTGCAGGCGATAAAAAACAGCGGCGAGACGAGGGATATCGGACTTGTCAACGCTGTGCTCCACACGGTCGCCGACGAATCGCAGAAGTTTATCGAAGGCCTTAAAAAGAGCAGCGCTCTGAGGGATCAGGCCCTTTACTGGGGCGTACCCGGCTGGGCCGCCGCCTTGTGGTCGAAAGAGCTTTCGATTCCCGAGGCGAAGAGGCTTGTGCGCGCGAGCGGCATGAAGACCTATCTCTCCCTGCGCCTTTCGCGTGGGGTGGACCGCAGCCAATATATCGAGGAATACAACGCCTCCGGGCGCAAAGGGTGGGCGTCGCCATTTCTGGAATTTTCCGTCCGTACGGCGGCTAACCCTTACCCGGTCGATCTTCCTGGTTTTGGCGAGGGGCGGATCATGCCGCAGAGCGAATCGTCGATGCTCGTTCCAGAACTGATCGCCAAACGCTGGAAGGGCGGCCGGATACTTGATATGTGCTGCGGACGCGGTGTTAAGACTGGACAGCTCGCGGATATTCTTCCCGAGGCGCATATAGAGGCCTGGGATATTTCTGAGGGCAAGATAAAGTCCGCCAGGTTTGAGATGATGCGTATGCATACCGAGGACAGGGTGACATTCAAAACGGGTGACTCTCTCTCCCTCGTTCCCGACGAGGCGCCGTCGGCGATACTGCTTGACGCCCCCTGCACCGGAAGCGGCACCTGGGGCCGTCACCCCGAGAGCAAATGGCGCTGTTCACCAGAGCAGGTGCAGCAGAACAGCGTTCTGCAAAAGCAATTGCTGGAACGCGCCGTATCCCTGGCTGCGCCCGGCGGGATCATAGTCTACAGCACATGCAGCCTCTTCCGTGACGAGAACGAAAAGGTCATCGCCGACGTCATGGCCCGCCATCCGGAGCTTATCGAGCTGCCAGCCGAGCGTACGGCTAAATTCATGGTAAAGGGCAAGCCTTACGGAACGACGGTCATGCCGTCGCTGCCGTGGGTCGATGGATTCTATATGACGCTTCTTGCGAAGAGGAAATAA
- a CDS encoding zinc metallopeptidase has product MFYPFFDPTIIVLIPALIFSMWAQFKVKGAFAKYSEVRAMSGVSAEQVSRMLLDRRGLTNVKIERVPGELTDHYDPRSKVLRLSDSVNSSRSIAAIGVAAHEVGHAIQDKEGYGFLKFRNAIAPGVQLCSTLSMPLFFIGLIFGSLNLLNVGILLFCGVLVFHLVTLPLEFDASARALKLLSETNTLSGSELGGAKSVLDAAALTYVAALVMTVLQLVRLLALRNMRRD; this is encoded by the coding sequence ATGTTCTATCCGTTTTTCGACCCGACGATCATCGTGCTGATTCCGGCCCTGATATTCTCGATGTGGGCCCAGTTCAAGGTCAAGGGCGCTTTTGCGAAATACAGTGAAGTCCGCGCCATGAGCGGAGTCTCGGCGGAGCAGGTCTCGCGTATGCTGCTTGACCGCCGCGGACTGACGAACGTCAAGATTGAGCGCGTACCCGGCGAGCTGACGGACCACTACGATCCCCGCTCGAAGGTCCTGCGCCTTTCTGACAGCGTAAATTCCAGCCGCAGCATCGCGGCTATCGGCGTCGCCGCCCATGAGGTCGGCCACGCGATACAGGACAAGGAGGGCTACGGCTTTCTGAAGTTCCGCAACGCGATCGCACCTGGCGTGCAGCTCTGCTCGACGCTCTCGATGCCGCTGTTCTTTATCGGGCTGATTTTTGGCTCGCTGAATCTGCTCAACGTCGGCATCCTGCTCTTCTGCGGCGTGCTCGTCTTTCACCTCGTGACCCTGCCGCTTGAGTTTGATGCGAGCGCGAGGGCTCTGAAGCTGCTGAGCGAGACGAACACCCTTTCGGGGAGCGAGCTCGGCGGCGCTAAGTCCGTGCTCGACGCGGCGGCGCTGACCTACGTGGCGGCGCTGGTGATGACAGTGCTGCAGCTTGTGCGTCTGCTTGCGCTGCGCAATATGCGCCGCGATTAA
- a CDS encoding DegT/DnrJ/EryC1/StrS family aminotransferase, which produces MTENTKIPSFDLTRNYARVKEEVNVAVLRVLDTQHFILGPEVEALEKEIAAYLEVKNAVGCASGTDALVLALMALDLKPGDEVITTPFTFFATVSCITRNGATPVFADVDPVTYNIKSEDILAKITPRTRAVLPVHLFGQMCPLEEIKDELKSRGIALIEDCAQAIGAHRMIDGRVARSGSVGDMGCFSFFPTKNLGCYGDGGMVSIADNPEFAQRVKNLRVHGAGKTYFHEEVGINSRLDALQAAILRVRLRHLEGWNEERRIVAERYMTLFAEKGLLELITPPAELAGGRHVYHQYVIRAQRRDELQKFLDERGVTSRVYYPLPLHLQHCFSYLGYAKGDFPVSEMLADEVLALPMFPELLPEEQERVVNEIADFYGVGK; this is translated from the coding sequence ATGACAGAAAATACAAAGATACCGTCTTTTGACCTGACAAGGAACTATGCGCGTGTAAAAGAGGAGGTAAATGTCGCCGTCCTCCGGGTGCTCGATACTCAGCACTTCATACTCGGCCCCGAGGTGGAGGCCCTTGAAAAAGAGATCGCCGCCTACCTGGAGGTGAAGAACGCCGTCGGCTGCGCCTCCGGCACCGACGCCCTCGTGCTCGCGCTGATGGCGCTCGACCTGAAGCCGGGCGACGAGGTGATAACGACTCCCTTCACCTTCTTCGCCACCGTAAGCTGCATTACGCGCAACGGCGCGACGCCGGTATTCGCCGATGTCGACCCCGTTACCTACAATATAAAGAGCGAAGATATTCTTGCAAAGATCACCCCGCGGACGAGGGCGGTGCTTCCCGTTCACCTCTTTGGGCAGATGTGTCCTCTAGAGGAGATAAAAGACGAACTGAAAAGCCGCGGTATAGCGCTCATCGAGGACTGTGCGCAGGCCATCGGCGCCCACAGGATGATTGACGGCCGCGTAGCGCGCAGCGGCTCCGTCGGCGATATGGGCTGCTTCTCCTTCTTCCCGACGAAAAACCTCGGCTGCTACGGAGACGGCGGTATGGTCTCCATAGCCGATAATCCAGAGTTTGCGCAGCGCGTAAAGAACCTTCGCGTTCACGGCGCGGGCAAGACCTATTTTCATGAAGAGGTCGGCATCAACAGCCGCCTCGACGCGCTGCAGGCGGCTATCCTCCGTGTGCGTCTGCGCCACCTTGAGGGCTGGAACGAGGAACGCCGCATCGTCGCCGAACGTTACATGACGCTCTTCGCCGAGAAGGGACTGCTGGAGCTTATCACACCGCCGGCGGAGCTTGCTGGAGGACGCCATGTCTACCATCAGTATGTCATTCGCGCGCAGAGGCGCGACGAGCTTCAGAAGTTCCTCGACGAGCGCGGCGTAACTTCTCGCGTCTATTATCCGCTGCCGCTCCATCTGCAGCACTGCTTCTCATATCTCGGCTACGCCAAAGGCGATTTCCCCGTGTCGGAGATGCTTGCCGACGAAGTGCTCGCGCTGCCGATGTTCCCCGAGCTGCTGCCCGAGGAGCAGGAGCGCGTCGTCAATGAAATTGCTGATTTTTACGGCGTCGGCAAATAA